One Streptomyces sp. B21-105 genomic region harbors:
- a CDS encoding HelD family protein, producing the protein MAAQAQQETVVGSVDEAAQDSMGDSVRDREIKVEQVHLDRVYRRLEEKIHEAEFLMNDAAQRGQVGTPGALAERDAQVFRAGVHLNRLNNEFEDFLFGRIDLLLGKDGKRGPDGAYTAVEPAEGAVRPDSTADIAETLHIGRIGVLDSEYAPLVIDWRAPAAAPFYRSTPVDPGRVVRRRVIRSKGRRVLGVEDDLMRPELRATLDGGELPVIGDGALMAALGQARSHTMRDIVASIQAEQDLVIRAPAASVTYVEGGPGTGKTAVALHRAAYLLYQDRRRYSGGILIVSPTPLLVAYTEGVLPSLGEEGQVAIRAIGSLVDGAEATLYDSPAVARAKGSYRMLKVLRKAARGALENGGAPEHGPGGGRRTAQTTRATRATQTTRTPQATQLGFDEPDQAAEPDEAPVPTGTPSRLRVVAFGRRLELEAADLQRVRHSALSGTAPVNLLRPRARKLLLDALWERSGAAGRHSDPELAAELRSSFDEDVSTEDAFIAFLDAWWPELTPQAVLRAMADERRLGRWARRILNPGEVRKVARSLKRDGLSVHDIAMLDELQAILGAPARPRKRRELDPLDQLTGLEELMPTREETQRERAERLAQERTEYAHVIVDEAQDLTPMQWRMVGRRGRHATWTVVGDPAQSSWSDPDEAAEARDEALGTRPRRRFQLTVNYRNPAEIAELAARVLALAMPGAESPSAVRSTGVVPRFTAARGSLAPAVRAEAERLLARVDGTVGVVVAMNRREEARRWLAGLGDRVVALGSLEAKGLEYDATVVVSPAEIADESPAGLRVLYVALTRATQQLTVVSGERDEPDAHGVPDLLRD; encoded by the coding sequence GTGGCCGCTCAGGCACAGCAGGAGACCGTGGTCGGATCGGTCGACGAAGCCGCACAGGATTCCATGGGGGATTCGGTGCGGGACCGAGAGATCAAGGTCGAACAGGTACACCTCGACCGGGTGTACCGCCGCCTCGAGGAGAAGATCCACGAGGCGGAGTTCCTCATGAACGACGCGGCCCAGCGCGGCCAGGTCGGCACGCCAGGCGCCCTCGCCGAACGCGACGCCCAGGTCTTCCGGGCCGGCGTCCACCTCAACCGGCTCAACAACGAGTTCGAGGACTTCCTGTTCGGGCGGATCGACCTGCTGCTCGGCAAGGACGGCAAGAGGGGCCCGGACGGCGCCTACACCGCCGTCGAGCCCGCCGAGGGCGCCGTCCGCCCCGACAGCACGGCCGACATCGCCGAGACGCTGCACATCGGCCGGATCGGCGTCCTCGACTCCGAGTACGCGCCGCTGGTCATCGACTGGCGGGCGCCCGCGGCCGCCCCGTTCTACCGCTCCACCCCCGTCGACCCGGGGCGTGTCGTGCGCCGCCGGGTGATCCGCTCCAAAGGGCGGCGCGTCCTCGGCGTCGAGGACGACCTGATGCGTCCCGAGCTGAGAGCGACCCTGGACGGCGGTGAACTGCCCGTCATCGGCGACGGCGCCCTCATGGCCGCCCTGGGCCAGGCCCGCAGCCACACCATGCGCGACATCGTCGCCTCCATCCAGGCCGAGCAGGACCTCGTCATCCGCGCCCCCGCCGCCTCCGTCACGTACGTCGAGGGCGGGCCGGGCACCGGCAAGACCGCCGTCGCGCTGCACCGGGCCGCCTACCTGCTCTACCAGGACCGGCGCCGGTACTCCGGCGGCATCCTGATCGTCTCGCCCACGCCCCTGCTGGTGGCGTACACCGAGGGCGTACTGCCCTCCCTCGGCGAGGAGGGCCAGGTCGCCATCCGCGCCATCGGCTCCCTCGTCGACGGCGCCGAGGCCACCCTGTACGACTCCCCGGCGGTGGCCCGGGCCAAGGGGTCGTACAGGATGCTGAAGGTGCTGCGCAAAGCCGCCCGCGGCGCCCTGGAGAACGGCGGCGCACCCGAGCACGGTCCCGGCGGCGGCCGACGCACGGCCCAGACGACCCGGGCGACCCGGGCGACGCAGACGACCCGGACGCCGCAGGCCACGCAGCTCGGCTTCGACGAGCCCGACCAGGCCGCCGAGCCCGACGAGGCGCCCGTGCCGACGGGCACGCCCAGCCGGCTGCGCGTCGTCGCCTTCGGCCGCCGGCTGGAGCTGGAGGCCGCCGACCTGCAGCGTGTCCGGCACAGCGCGCTCAGCGGCACCGCTCCGGTGAACCTGCTGCGCCCCCGCGCCCGCAAGCTGCTCCTGGACGCCCTGTGGGAGCGCTCCGGCGCGGCCGGCCGGCACAGCGACCCGGAGCTCGCCGCAGAGCTGCGCTCCTCCTTCGACGAGGACGTGAGCACCGAGGACGCCTTCATCGCCTTCCTCGACGCCTGGTGGCCCGAGCTCACCCCGCAGGCCGTCCTGCGGGCCATGGCCGACGAACGGCGGCTGGGCCGCTGGGCGCGCCGGATCCTCAACCCCGGCGAGGTCCGCAAGGTCGCCCGCTCCCTCAAGCGGGACGGGCTCTCCGTGCACGACATCGCCATGCTCGACGAGCTCCAGGCGATCCTCGGCGCCCCGGCCCGCCCCCGCAAGAGACGCGAGCTCGACCCGCTGGACCAGCTCACCGGCCTCGAGGAGCTGATGCCGACGCGCGAGGAGACCCAGCGCGAGCGCGCCGAGCGGCTCGCCCAGGAGCGCACCGAGTACGCGCACGTCATCGTCGACGAGGCGCAGGACCTCACCCCGATGCAGTGGCGCATGGTCGGCCGCCGCGGCCGGCACGCCACCTGGACGGTCGTCGGCGACCCCGCCCAGTCCTCCTGGTCCGACCCCGACGAGGCCGCCGAGGCCCGCGACGAGGCCCTCGGCACCCGCCCCCGCCGCCGCTTCCAGCTGACGGTGAACTACCGCAACCCGGCCGAGATCGCCGAGCTGGCCGCCAGGGTGCTGGCCCTGGCCATGCCCGGCGCCGAGTCCCCGTCGGCGGTCAGGTCGACGGGTGTCGTGCCTCGCTTCACGGCCGCCCGCGGCTCCCTGGCGCCGGCCGTGCGCGCGGAGGCCGAGCGGCTCCTCGCGCGCGTGGACGGCACCGTCGGCGTCGTCGTCGCCATGAACCGCCGTGAGGAGGCCAGGCGCTGGCTGGCCGGTCTCGGGGACCGCGTGGTGGCGCTCGGCAGCCTCGAGGCCAAGGGCCTGGAGTACGACGCCACGGTCGTCGTCTCGCCGGCGGAGATCGCCGACGAGTCGCCGGCCGGCCTGCGGGTGCTGTACGTCGCCCTCACCCGGGCGACGCAGCAGCTCACGGTGGTGTCCGGGGAGCGGGACGAGCCGGACGCGCACGGGGTGCCGGACCTTCTGCGCGACTGA
- a CDS encoding HU family DNA-binding protein, producing the protein MNRSELVAALADRAEVTRKDADAVLAAFAETVGEIVAKGDEKVTIPGFLTFERTHRAARTARNPQTGDPIQIPAGYSVKVSAGSKLKEAAKGK; encoded by the coding sequence ATGAACCGCAGTGAGCTGGTGGCCGCGCTGGCCGACCGCGCCGAGGTGACCCGTAAGGACGCCGACGCCGTTCTGGCCGCGTTCGCCGAGACCGTCGGCGAGATCGTCGCCAAGGGCGACGAGAAGGTCACCATCCCCGGCTTCCTGACCTTCGAGCGCACCCACCGTGCCGCTCGCACGGCGCGCAACCCGCAGACCGGTGACCCGATCCAGATCCCGGCCGGCTACAGCGTCAAGGTGTCCGCGGGCAGCAAGCTCAAGGAAGCCGCCAAGGGCAAGTAG
- the murA gene encoding UDP-N-acetylglucosamine 1-carboxyvinyltransferase, giving the protein MTVNGSDDVLLVHGGTPLEGEIRVRGAKNLVPKAMVAALLGSEPSRLRNVPDIRDVRVVRGLLQLHGVTVRPGEEPGELVLDPTYVESANVADIDAHAGSSRIPILLCGPLLHRLGHAFIPGLGGCDIGGRPIDFHFEVLRQFGATIEKRADGQYLEAPRRLRGTKIRLPYPSVGATEQVLLTAVLAEGVTELSNAAVEPEIEDLICVLQKMGAIIAMDTDRTIRVTGVDKLGGYNHAALSDRLEAASWASAALATEGDIYVRGAQQRSMMTFLNTYRKVGGAFEIDDEGIRFWHPGGQLKSIALETDVHPGFQTDWQQPLVVALTQATGLSIVHETVYESRLGFTSALNQMGAHIQLYRECLGGSDCRFGQRNFLHSAVVSGPTKLQGADLVIPDLRGGFSYLIAALAAQGTSRVHGIDLINRGYENFMEKLVELGAKVELPGKALG; this is encoded by the coding sequence ATGACCGTCAATGGTTCTGACGACGTACTGCTTGTCCACGGCGGCACCCCGCTCGAGGGCGAGATCCGGGTCCGCGGTGCGAAGAACCTCGTACCCAAGGCCATGGTCGCCGCCCTGCTGGGCAGTGAGCCGAGCCGGCTGCGCAACGTTCCGGACATCCGTGACGTGCGGGTCGTGCGCGGTCTGCTGCAACTGCACGGGGTGACGGTCCGTCCGGGCGAGGAGCCGGGCGAGCTGGTGCTCGACCCGACCTACGTCGAGAGCGCCAACGTCGCCGACATCGACGCCCACGCGGGCTCCAGCCGCATCCCGATCCTCCTCTGCGGTCCGCTGCTGCACCGTCTCGGCCACGCCTTCATCCCCGGCCTCGGCGGGTGCGACATCGGCGGGCGGCCCATCGACTTCCACTTCGAGGTGCTGCGGCAGTTCGGCGCGACGATCGAGAAGCGGGCGGACGGGCAGTACCTGGAGGCGCCGCGGCGGCTGCGCGGCACGAAGATCCGGCTGCCGTACCCGTCGGTCGGCGCGACCGAGCAGGTGCTGCTGACGGCGGTGCTGGCGGAGGGCGTCACCGAGCTCTCGAACGCGGCCGTGGAGCCGGAGATCGAGGACCTCATCTGCGTGCTGCAGAAGATGGGCGCCATCATCGCGATGGACACCGACCGCACGATCCGCGTCACCGGTGTGGACAAGCTCGGCGGCTACAACCACGCGGCCCTGTCGGACCGTCTGGAGGCCGCCTCCTGGGCGTCGGCGGCGCTGGCCACCGAGGGCGACATCTACGTCCGCGGGGCGCAGCAGCGCTCGATGATGACGTTCCTGAACACCTACCGCAAGGTGGGCGGCGCGTTCGAGATCGACGACGAGGGCATCCGCTTCTGGCACCCCGGCGGCCAGCTGAAGTCCATCGCGCTGGAGACGGACGTGCACCCCGGCTTCCAGACCGACTGGCAGCAGCCGCTGGTCGTCGCCCTCACCCAGGCCACGGGCCTGTCGATCGTCCACGAGACGGTCTACGAGTCGCGGCTGGGCTTCACCTCGGCGCTCAACCAGATGGGCGCCCACATCCAGCTCTACCGCGAGTGCCTCGGCGGCTCCGACTGCCGCTTCGGGCAGCGCAACTTCCTGCACTCCGCGGTCGTGTCGGGTCCCACGAAGCTCCAGGGCGCCGATCTGGTCATCCCCGACCTGCGCGGCGGGTTCTCGTACCTGATCGCCGCCCTCGCGGCCCAGGGCACCTCCCGCGTGCACGGCATCGACCTCATCAACCGCGGCTACGAGAACTTCATGGAGAAGCTGGTGGAGCTCGGCGCGAAGGTGGAACTGCCGGGCAAGGCGCTCGGCTAG
- a CDS encoding YqgE/AlgH family protein, with protein MTEVSSLTGRLLVATPALADPNFDRAVVLLLDHDEEGSLGVVLNRPTPVGVSDILEDWADLAGEPGVVFQGGPVSLDSALGIAVIPGGAAVDGAPLGWRRVHGAIGLVDLEAPPQLLAAALGSLRIFAGYAGWGPGQLEDELVEGAWYVVESEPGDVSSPSPERLWREVLRRQRNDLAMVATYPDDASLN; from the coding sequence ATGACCGAGGTGTCCTCGCTCACAGGGCGGCTGCTCGTGGCCACGCCCGCCCTGGCGGACCCGAACTTCGACCGTGCGGTGGTGCTCCTCCTCGACCACGACGAGGAGGGCTCGCTCGGCGTCGTCCTCAACCGGCCCACCCCGGTGGGCGTCAGCGACATCCTGGAGGACTGGGCGGACCTCGCGGGCGAACCCGGCGTCGTCTTCCAGGGCGGCCCGGTCTCCCTCGACTCGGCCCTCGGGATCGCCGTCATCCCGGGCGGCGCGGCCGTCGACGGCGCCCCGCTCGGCTGGCGCCGGGTGCACGGCGCGATCGGCCTGGTCGACCTGGAGGCCCCGCCGCAACTCCTCGCCGCGGCGCTCGGCTCCCTGCGGATCTTCGCCGGGTACGCCGGCTGGGGGCCCGGCCAGCTGGAGGACGAGCTCGTGGAGGGCGCCTGGTACGTCGTGGAGTCCGAGCCCGGCGACGTCTCCTCGCCGTCCCCCGAGCGGCTCTGGCGCGAGGTGCTGCGCCGCCAGCGCAACGATCTGGCGATGGTCGCGACCTACCCGGACGACGCCTCTCTCAACTGA
- a CDS encoding beta-N-acetylhexosaminidase produces the protein MDLVPAPRTVEGPMRCGVVFDEDTTLWAAPGTQTTELWLRATLGAALGLTLRPGPPDARGGVRLCLDDTLEPEAYRLSVVATRGVEIRGGGPAGVFWGAQTLRQLLGPEAFRRAPVRPGIRYGVPHQIVEDAPRFPWRGLMLDVARHFMPKDGVLRYLDLMAAHKLNVLHLHLTNDQGWRIEIRRHPRLTEVGSWRARTKIGHRASPLWEDKPHGGFYTQDDIREIVAYAAQRHIAVVPEIDVPGHSQAAIAAYPELGNADVVDTTALSVWDTWGVNPNVLAPTDHTLRFYEGVFEEVLELFPSEFVHVGGDECLRDQWRRSPAAQARIAQLGLADEDQLQSWFVRHFGTWLAARGRRLIGWDEILEGGLPDRAAVSSWRGYAGGIAAARAGHDVVMCPEQHVYFDHRQAAGADEPVPIGHVRTLEDVYRFDPVPTELTPAQARHVLGTQANLWTEAMEDHARVDYQAFPRLAAFAEVAWSDLPAPRERDFAGFERRMRAHYARLDALGVGYRPPGGPRPWQRRPGVLGRPLEGPPPNR, from the coding sequence ATGGATCTCGTCCCCGCGCCCCGCACCGTCGAGGGCCCCATGCGCTGCGGTGTCGTGTTCGACGAGGACACCACCCTGTGGGCCGCCCCCGGCACACAGACCACCGAGCTCTGGCTGCGCGCCACGCTCGGCGCGGCGCTCGGCCTGACCCTGCGGCCCGGACCGCCGGACGCCCGCGGCGGCGTACGGCTGTGCCTGGACGACACGCTGGAGCCCGAGGCGTACCGGCTGAGCGTCGTCGCGACCCGGGGCGTCGAGATCCGCGGCGGGGGCCCCGCCGGCGTCTTCTGGGGCGCCCAGACGCTGCGCCAGCTCCTCGGCCCGGAAGCCTTCCGGCGCGCTCCCGTCCGGCCGGGGATCAGGTACGGCGTCCCGCACCAGATCGTCGAGGACGCCCCCCGGTTCCCCTGGCGCGGCCTCATGCTCGACGTCGCCCGGCACTTCATGCCCAAGGACGGCGTCCTGCGTTATCTGGACCTGATGGCGGCGCACAAACTCAACGTGCTCCACCTCCATCTGACGAACGACCAGGGCTGGCGGATCGAGATCCGCAGGCACCCCCGGCTCACCGAGGTCGGCTCCTGGCGGGCCCGCACGAAGATCGGCCATCGCGCCTCGCCGCTGTGGGAGGACAAGCCGCACGGCGGCTTCTACACCCAGGACGACATCCGGGAGATCGTCGCGTACGCGGCGCAACGGCACATCGCCGTCGTCCCCGAGATCGACGTTCCCGGTCACTCGCAGGCCGCGATCGCCGCGTACCCGGAACTCGGTAACGCCGACGTCGTCGACACCACCGCCCTCTCCGTCTGGGACACCTGGGGCGTCAACCCGAACGTCCTCGCCCCCACCGACCACACCCTGCGCTTCTACGAGGGGGTGTTCGAGGAGGTGCTGGAACTGTTCCCGTCAGAGTTCGTCCACGTCGGGGGTGACGAATGCCTCAGGGACCAGTGGCGGCGTTCACCGGCCGCGCAGGCCCGCATCGCGCAACTCGGCCTCGCGGACGAGGACCAGCTGCAGTCCTGGTTCGTCCGCCACTTCGGCACCTGGCTCGCCGCGCGCGGGCGGCGGCTCATCGGCTGGGACGAGATCCTGGAGGGCGGGCTCCCCGATCGGGCGGCCGTGTCCTCCTGGCGCGGCTACGCGGGCGGGATCGCCGCCGCGCGGGCCGGGCACGACGTGGTCATGTGCCCCGAGCAGCACGTGTACTTCGACCACCGGCAGGCGGCCGGCGCGGACGAGCCCGTGCCGATCGGCCACGTGCGCACCCTGGAGGACGTCTATCGGTTCGATCCCGTTCCCACGGAGTTGACGCCGGCACAGGCGCGGCACGTGCTCGGCACGCAGGCCAACCTGTGGACCGAGGCGATGGAGGACCACGCGCGCGTGGACTACCAGGCCTTCCCCCGCCTCGCCGCCTTCGCCGAGGTCGCCTGGAGCGATCTGCCCGCCCCGCGGGAGCGGGACTTCGCCGGCTTCGAGCGGCGGATGCGGGCCCACTACGCGCGGCTCGACGCCCTGGGCGTCGGCTACCGCCCGCCGGGCGGACCCCGGCCGTGGCAGCGGCGCCCCGGCGTCCTCGGCCGGCCCCTCGAGGGACCGCCCCCGAACCGGTGA
- a CDS encoding FAD binding domain-containing protein yields the protein MSTHAPQAAQAVTLPTTLDDAVAALAAMPAAVPVAGGTDLMAAVNSGQLRPAGLVGLGRISEIRGWQYQDGHALLGAGLTHARMGRPDFAALIPALAAAARAAGPPQIRNAGTLGGNVASAAPTGDALPVLAALEATLIVAGPGGARREVPVSHLLAGMEMLRGGELIGYVRVPLLHAPQVFLKATGRTGPGRATASVALVLDPARRGVRCAVGAIAPMPLRPLEAEQWVARLIDWDNSRTIVPEALTAFGEYVAAACIPDPTPGVDGSVPELPPAVLHLRRTVAALARRALGRALS from the coding sequence ATGAGCACGCACGCACCGCAGGCGGCGCAGGCCGTCACGCTGCCCACGACGCTGGACGACGCCGTGGCGGCCCTCGCGGCCATGCCCGCGGCCGTTCCCGTGGCCGGTGGAACCGACCTGATGGCCGCCGTGAACTCGGGCCAGCTGCGTCCCGCCGGGCTCGTGGGCCTCGGCCGGATCAGCGAGATCCGCGGCTGGCAGTACCAGGACGGCCACGCGCTGCTCGGCGCCGGACTCACCCACGCGCGCATGGGCCGCCCCGACTTCGCCGCCCTGATCCCGGCGCTCGCCGCGGCCGCCCGCGCCGCCGGTCCGCCGCAGATCCGCAACGCGGGCACGCTGGGCGGCAACGTCGCCTCGGCCGCACCCACGGGCGACGCGCTGCCCGTGCTGGCCGCGCTGGAGGCGACCCTGATCGTCGCGGGCCCGGGCGGAGCCCGCCGGGAGGTCCCGGTGTCGCACCTGCTGGCCGGCATGGAGATGCTGCGCGGCGGCGAGCTCATCGGGTACGTGCGCGTGCCCCTGCTGCACGCCCCGCAGGTCTTCCTGAAGGCCACCGGCCGCACCGGTCCGGGTCGCGCGACGGCCTCCGTGGCACTGGTCCTCGACCCCGCACGGCGCGGGGTCAGGTGCGCGGTGGGCGCCATAGCGCCGATGCCGCTGCGGCCGCTCGAGGCCGAGCAGTGGGTCGCCCGGCTGATCGACTGGGACAACAGCCGCACGATCGTCCCCGAGGCCCTGACGGCGTTCGGCGAGTACGTCGCCGCCGCCTGCATCCCCGACCCGACGCCCGGCGTGGACGGCTCCGTGCCGGAACTTCCGCCCGCCGTACTGCACCTGCGGCGCACCGTCGCCGCACTGGCCCGACGAGCACTGGGGAGGGCGCTGTCGTGA
- a CDS encoding DUF3039 domain-containing protein, whose product MSTLEPETQPQRGTGTGTLVEPTPQVSHGDGDHERFAHYVQKDKIMASALDGTPVVALCGKVWVPGRDPKKYPVCPMCKEIFESMAGGGDDKGKGGDNK is encoded by the coding sequence ATGAGCACTCTTGAGCCTGAGACCCAGCCCCAGCGAGGCACGGGGACGGGGACCCTCGTGGAGCCGACGCCGCAGGTGTCGCACGGCGACGGGGACCACGAGCGCTTCGCCCACTACGTCCAGAAGGACAAGATCATGGCGAGCGCCCTCGACGGGACGCCCGTCGTGGCGCTGTGCGGCAAGGTCTGGGTGCCGGGCCGCGACCCGAAGAAGTACCCGGTGTGCCCCATGTGCAAGGAGATCTTCGAGTCCATGGCGGGCGGCGGCGACGACAAGGGCAAGGGCGGCGACAACAAGTAG
- a CDS encoding NAD-dependent malic enzyme, producing the protein MATAPSVSYSMTVRLEVPASGTAVSQLTGAVESHGGSVTGLDVTASGHEKLRIDVTIAATSTSHADEIVEQLRGIEGVTLGKVSDRTFLMHLGGKIEMASKHPIRNRDDLSMIYTPGVARVCMAIAENPEDARRLTIKRNSVAVVTDGSAVLGLGNIGPKAALPVMEGKAALFKRFAGIDAWPLCLDTQDTDAIVEIVKAIAPGFAGINLEDISAPRCFEIEARLREALDIPVFHDDQHGTAIVVLASLTNALRVVGKGIGDVRVVMSGAGAAGTAILKLLLAAGVKNAVVADIHGVVHAGRPDLVDAAPDSALCWIADNTNPEGLTGTLKEAVRGADVFIGVSAPNVLDGDDVAAMAEGSIVFALANPDPEVDPAVARQTAAVVATGRSDFPNQINNVLVFPGVFRGLLDAQSRTVNTEMMLAAAKALADVVSEDELNANYIIPSVFNDKVAGAVAGAVREAAKAAGA; encoded by the coding sequence ATGGCAACGGCGCCCAGCGTCTCCTACTCGATGACGGTCCGGCTGGAGGTGCCCGCGAGCGGAACCGCGGTCTCCCAGCTCACCGGGGCCGTCGAGTCCCACGGAGGCTCCGTGACCGGCCTCGACGTCACGGCGTCCGGCCACGAGAAGCTCCGCATCGACGTCACCATCGCCGCCACCTCCACCTCCCACGCCGACGAGATCGTCGAGCAGCTGCGCGGCATCGAGGGCGTCACCCTCGGCAAGGTCTCCGACCGTACGTTCCTGATGCACCTCGGCGGCAAGATCGAGATGGCGTCCAAGCACCCCATCCGCAACCGTGACGACCTCTCGATGATCTACACGCCGGGTGTGGCCCGGGTCTGCATGGCGATCGCCGAGAACCCCGAGGACGCCCGCCGCCTCACCATCAAGCGCAACTCCGTTGCGGTCGTGACGGACGGCTCGGCCGTGCTCGGCCTCGGCAACATCGGCCCGAAGGCCGCGCTGCCCGTCATGGAGGGCAAGGCGGCCCTCTTCAAGCGGTTCGCCGGCATCGACGCCTGGCCGCTGTGCCTGGACACCCAGGACACCGACGCCATCGTCGAGATCGTCAAGGCGATCGCCCCCGGCTTCGCGGGCATCAACCTCGAGGACATCTCCGCGCCCCGCTGCTTCGAGATCGAGGCCCGGCTGCGCGAGGCCCTCGACATCCCCGTCTTCCACGACGACCAGCACGGCACCGCGATCGTCGTCCTCGCCTCCCTCACCAACGCCCTGCGCGTCGTCGGCAAGGGCATCGGCGACGTGCGCGTGGTCATGTCCGGCGCGGGCGCGGCCGGCACGGCCATCCTCAAGCTGCTGCTCGCCGCCGGCGTCAAGAACGCGGTCGTCGCCGACATCCACGGCGTGGTCCACGCGGGCCGCCCGGACCTCGTCGACGCGGCCCCCGACTCGGCGCTGTGCTGGATCGCCGACAACACCAACCCCGAGGGCCTCACCGGCACCCTGAAGGAGGCCGTGCGCGGCGCGGACGTCTTCATCGGCGTCTCCGCCCCGAACGTCCTCGACGGCGACGACGTGGCCGCGATGGCCGAGGGCTCGATCGTGTTCGCGCTCGCGAACCCCGACCCCGAGGTCGACCCGGCGGTCGCCCGCCAGACAGCCGCGGTCGTGGCCACCGGCCGCTCCGACTTCCCCAACCAGATCAACAACGTGCTGGTCTTCCCGGGCGTCTTCCGCGGTCTGCTGGACGCCCAGTCCCGCACCGTCAACACGGAGATGATGCTCGCGGCGGCGAAGGCCCTCGCGGACGTCGTGAGCGAGGACGAGCTCAACGCGAACTACATCATCCCCAGCGTCTTCAACGACAAGGTCGCGGGCGCGGTGGCCGGCGCGGTGCGCGAGGCCGCCAAGGCGGCCGGGGCGTAG
- a CDS encoding 2Fe-2S iron-sulfur cluster-binding protein — MTDDQQGHGQGPGPGPAGQENGRDQGAPQGAGRWDPLPHGDYDDGATAFVKLPEGGIDALLAGRGDSPLAAPGHGYVPPQIAVAPPADDAATWAAPAGGSDWPVAQDTPQTVGDDRFRYNPGATGQWTFEDTSAGQGAPGSAPAPGHDVTGQWSIPVAGGDLPDESGEFTASSLVEQWGSTPPATLPGGAPAPWATDPAGTGHQTWAQPTDEAVPAVPPATDPATDPAPYGHAPEHLPPHETGTAFTPEHDPSAAAPGRVRPGAESAGRDPLPSGVFAAPEISAEAYTVPADGPAGTARQAPEAEGGAETSGEPDPARDAVHGLAEAVHRPAQSPAEDDDALSGDAPQTPRPHAMDAHAADAHATDPHAADAQPAPGAGEDADDVPPPFHEEHPLAGYVLSVNGSDRPVTDAWIGESLLYVLRERLGLAGAKDGCSQGECGACNVQVDGRLVASCLVPAVTTAGSEIRTVEGLAVDGQPSDVQRALAACGAVQCGFCVPGMAMTVHDLLEGNPAPSELEARQALCGNLCRCSGYRGVLRAVQDVVAERQAHAGSDTETDGDEARIPHQAGPGAGGVHASAFENPAQPHPHDPAYGQGQDGGQA, encoded by the coding sequence GTGACCGACGACCAGCAGGGACACGGACAGGGCCCCGGCCCGGGGCCCGCCGGACAGGAGAACGGGCGGGACCAGGGCGCGCCGCAGGGCGCCGGCCGCTGGGACCCGCTGCCCCACGGGGACTACGACGACGGCGCGACCGCCTTCGTGAAGCTCCCCGAGGGCGGCATCGACGCCCTTCTCGCGGGCCGCGGCGACAGCCCGCTCGCCGCGCCGGGCCACGGGTACGTGCCGCCGCAGATAGCGGTGGCGCCCCCGGCGGACGACGCCGCCACCTGGGCGGCCCCGGCCGGCGGCAGCGACTGGCCCGTCGCGCAGGACACCCCGCAGACGGTGGGCGACGACCGCTTCCGGTACAACCCGGGCGCGACCGGCCAGTGGACGTTCGAGGACACCTCGGCGGGCCAGGGCGCACCGGGGTCCGCGCCCGCCCCGGGCCACGACGTGACCGGCCAGTGGTCGATCCCCGTCGCGGGCGGCGACCTTCCCGACGAATCAGGAGAGTTCACCGCGTCGTCCCTGGTCGAGCAGTGGGGCAGTACGCCCCCGGCCACCCTGCCCGGCGGCGCGCCCGCACCCTGGGCGACGGACCCGGCCGGCACGGGGCACCAGACCTGGGCGCAGCCCACGGACGAGGCCGTGCCCGCCGTCCCTCCGGCGACGGACCCGGCGACGGACCCGGCGCCGTACGGCCACGCACCCGAGCACCTGCCCCCGCACGAGACCGGGACCGCGTTCACACCGGAGCACGACCCGTCGGCCGCGGCCCCGGGCCGGGTCCGCCCCGGCGCCGAGTCCGCCGGCCGGGACCCCCTCCCGAGCGGCGTGTTCGCCGCCCCGGAGATCTCCGCCGAGGCCTACACGGTGCCCGCCGACGGGCCCGCCGGGACCGCCCGGCAGGCCCCTGAGGCCGAGGGGGGCGCCGAGACGTCCGGGGAGCCGGATCCGGCCCGCGACGCTGTCCACGGCCTCGCGGAAGCCGTCCACCGGCCCGCGCAGTCGCCCGCCGAGGACGACGACGCGCTCTCCGGCGACGCCCCGCAGACCCCGCGACCGCACGCCATGGACGCGCACGCCGCCGACGCGCACGCCACGGATCCGCACGCCGCCGACGCGCAGCCTGCGCCGGGGGCGGGCGAGGACGCCGACGACGTCCCGCCGCCGTTCCACGAGGAACACCCCCTCGCCGGTTACGTGCTGAGCGTCAACGGCTCCGACCGTCCCGTCACCGACGCCTGGATCGGCGAGTCCCTGCTCTACGTGCTGCGCGAGCGGCTCGGTCTCGCGGGCGCCAAGGACGGCTGTTCGCAGGGCGAGTGCGGCGCCTGCAACGTGCAGGTGGACGGACGCCTCGTCGCGTCCTGCCTGGTCCCGGCCGTCACCACCGCCGGCAGCGAGATCCGTACCGTCGAAGGGCTGGCCGTCGACGGACAGCCCTCGGACGTGCAGCGGGCCCTCGCCGCCTGCGGGGCCGTGCAGTGCGGCTTCTGCGTGCCCGGCATGGCGATGACCGTGCACGACCTGCTCGAGGGCAACCCGGCGCCGTCCGAACTGGAGGCCCGCCAGGCCCTGTGCGGCAACCTGTGCCGCTGCTCCGGGTACCGGGGCGTCCTGCGAGCCGTCCAGGACGTCGTCGCCGAGCGGCAGGCGCACGCCGGCTCCGACACCGAGACGGACGGGGACGAAGCACGTATCCCCCATCAGGCGGGCCCGGGCGCGGGCGGCGTGCACGCGTCGGCGTTCGA